In a single window of the Myxococcus guangdongensis genome:
- a CDS encoding AMIN domain-containing protein, with amino-acid sequence MKASAVWLLGVVLVPCMALAQAPAANLNTITSVQVNGGTVTISGSKKANFTTFTMTDPPRLVIDIAEAVFNGVPEETQVGNGTVTGIRTASYGSDDSAIARVLIGFEREVETDIQATDSQLVVKVVGGAGQAVAQAAPTPPAAQPATDGSAAEAAARAESERQAQEKAAAEAAARAESERQAQEKAAAEATARAQQDADAERQRQKEAEARAVAQREEEQRSAQAAADDRKRQEAEAQASAKAAADERKRQEEEARASAQAAADERRATAQAAADEKKRAKEDALAAAKTAAEDKRAAAQAAKEEAAEARRQREEEARAERERRQQERVAMAAQPRERREVSSGGSSEVSSRRKTMTLVGFQQQGGVSRVFIRTNEPVRYSVSETGNAVVLELENSRIDLSNNTRPLDTSYFNSPVTRVDADAEGRNVRVTVQLRQQAPVQARQDGNVISLDFQRTAR; translated from the coding sequence ATGAAGGCCTCAGCGGTGTGGCTGCTCGGTGTGGTGCTCGTGCCTTGCATGGCGCTCGCGCAGGCTCCGGCGGCGAACCTGAACACCATCACCAGCGTGCAGGTGAATGGCGGGACGGTGACCATCTCCGGCTCGAAGAAGGCGAACTTCACCACCTTCACGATGACGGACCCGCCCCGGCTCGTCATCGACATCGCGGAGGCCGTGTTCAACGGCGTCCCCGAGGAGACGCAGGTGGGCAATGGCACGGTGACGGGCATCCGCACCGCCAGCTACGGCTCGGATGACTCCGCCATCGCCCGCGTGCTCATCGGCTTCGAGCGCGAGGTGGAGACCGACATCCAGGCCACCGACAGCCAGCTCGTCGTCAAGGTCGTCGGGGGCGCGGGACAGGCCGTGGCCCAGGCCGCGCCCACGCCGCCGGCCGCCCAGCCCGCCACGGATGGCTCCGCCGCCGAGGCCGCCGCTCGCGCCGAGTCCGAGCGCCAGGCCCAGGAGAAGGCCGCCGCCGAGGCCGCCGCCCGCGCCGAGTCCGAGCGTCAGGCCCAGGAGAAGGCCGCCGCCGAGGCCACCGCCCGCGCCCAGCAGGACGCCGACGCCGAGCGCCAGCGCCAGAAGGAGGCCGAGGCCCGGGCCGTGGCCCAGCGCGAGGAGGAGCAGCGCTCCGCCCAGGCCGCCGCGGACGACAGGAAGCGCCAGGAGGCCGAGGCCCAGGCCTCCGCCAAGGCCGCCGCCGACGAGCGGAAGCGCCAGGAGGAGGAGGCCCGTGCCTCCGCGCAGGCCGCCGCCGATGAGCGCCGCGCCACCGCCCAGGCCGCCGCCGACGAGAAGAAGCGTGCGAAAGAGGACGCTCTCGCCGCCGCGAAGACGGCCGCCGAGGACAAGCGCGCCGCCGCCCAGGCCGCCAAGGAGGAGGCCGCCGAGGCCCGCCGTCAGCGCGAGGAGGAGGCCCGCGCCGAGCGTGAGCGCCGCCAGCAGGAGCGCGTCGCCATGGCGGCCCAGCCCCGGGAGCGCCGCGAGGTGTCGAGCGGCGGTTCGTCCGAGGTGTCGTCGCGCCGCAAGACGATGACGCTGGTGGGCTTCCAGCAGCAGGGTGGGGTGTCGCGCGTCTTCATCCGGACCAACGAGCCGGTGCGCTACAGCGTGAGCGAGACGGGCAACGCGGTGGTGCTGGAGCTGGAGAACAGCCGCATCGACCTGAGCAACAACACCCGGCCGCTGGACACGTCCTACTTCAACTCGCCCGTCACCCGGGTGGACGCGGACGCGGAAGGCCGCAACGTGCGCGTCACCGTGCAGCTGCGGCAGCAGGCCCCGGTGCAGGCGCGGCAGGACGGGAACGTCATTTCGTTGGATTTTCAGCGCACCGCTCGGTGA
- a CDS encoding LPS-assembly protein LptD, with protein sequence MSLLVPLAAALLVSSAQIPLATQVQLPSGETVELAADFLTYEADKQVLTARGHCELRTGEMLLRSDEVTYDEANQVATATGNVMFVGPGGMAAVADDVRVDIRSFEATLQGGLFMQKKGVTQEAMLAAKTPEELRSMGETPIILSGTRIRRTGPNAFTVDDLAFTPCECGSGEPTWRMEARSANVILGERATLSWPVVYVESVPIFALPWVYLPLAERRTGFLFPNPNFSGQSGFSLEQPFFLTLGRSYDMTFTPGYYLGSSKQSVTRELPSGRLITSDEPRLFGVKGPRLRTEFRYVPSETTRGRVTLGLLHDSQPVRNPQNGNFYIYPEGTPNEGRYVDVARGWRGEASWQHFQDLGSGWYDRVDAAFVSDGNYTRDLTADIIIRDLDYLRSSATVFRRKEDSYAGLDVSLRQDIRWPYRFFQDNRVPAQVDPLRPDLPSPVTFQRLPGILYALPERPLFGGVVGGLRAEFTRLAPMTGGFGDEGVDGIFRREGIYLPLGYYYTDPTWPLDPGQGNGLFDTQDREARDRIDLTSRLATSIPLGNVARVTPSLGVRQDVWAGEYSGRTWQRGYPIAGLLVDTQLTRTWDGEKNRYRHAFAPSLELRYVPGGWGHVPSAGAQRGPGFAQPYDEVDAAVPLDLDGRTRGFLQGVFAVDQTLRVKVGNVYREPLRLRIGQGFDLTRYAPAANKLGDPEPVLRDTFARLSTSVGMLTAGGMVRFDPNSGRVTQISGDFNIDNGKGQALYARYDDILTTAQTAIDRGEIPNALGPDSIRRPLDALVGRVSRETPGLPTAERAQALIAGTRLTLGFGLGVRYEALVQPLYQDLANQEASAPFAQQTLGVSYGPACNCWRIEGVVTLRRDIGLEFSGVNFSVTGLGSFGSGG encoded by the coding sequence ATGAGCCTCCTCGTTCCGCTCGCCGCCGCGCTGCTGGTCTCCTCGGCGCAGATTCCGCTCGCCACCCAGGTCCAGCTCCCCTCCGGCGAGACGGTGGAGCTGGCCGCCGACTTCCTCACCTACGAGGCCGACAAGCAGGTCCTCACCGCGCGCGGCCACTGCGAGCTGCGCACCGGCGAGATGCTGCTGCGCTCGGACGAGGTGACGTACGACGAGGCGAACCAGGTGGCCACCGCCACCGGCAACGTCATGTTCGTGGGCCCCGGCGGCATGGCGGCCGTCGCGGACGACGTGAGGGTGGACATCCGCTCCTTCGAGGCCACGCTCCAGGGTGGCCTCTTCATGCAGAAGAAGGGCGTCACCCAGGAGGCGATGCTCGCGGCGAAGACGCCCGAGGAGCTGCGCTCCATGGGCGAGACGCCCATCATCCTCAGCGGCACCCGCATCCGCCGCACCGGGCCCAACGCCTTCACGGTGGATGACCTGGCCTTCACCCCGTGCGAGTGCGGCTCCGGGGAGCCCACCTGGCGCATGGAGGCACGGTCCGCCAACGTCATCCTCGGCGAGCGCGCCACCCTGTCGTGGCCCGTGGTGTACGTGGAGTCCGTCCCCATCTTCGCGCTGCCCTGGGTGTATCTGCCCCTGGCCGAGCGCCGCACGGGCTTCCTCTTCCCCAACCCCAACTTCTCGGGCCAGAGCGGCTTCAGCCTCGAGCAGCCGTTCTTCCTCACGTTGGGGCGCAGCTACGACATGACCTTCACCCCGGGCTATTACCTCGGCTCGTCGAAGCAGTCGGTGACGCGGGAGCTGCCGTCAGGCAGGTTGATCACCTCCGACGAACCGCGGCTGTTCGGCGTGAAGGGCCCTCGGCTGCGCACGGAGTTCCGTTACGTGCCCAGCGAGACGACGCGAGGTCGGGTGACGCTCGGCCTGCTGCACGACTCCCAGCCCGTGCGGAACCCTCAAAACGGCAACTTCTACATCTACCCAGAGGGGACGCCGAACGAGGGCCGATACGTGGACGTGGCCCGGGGCTGGCGCGGCGAGGCGTCCTGGCAGCACTTCCAGGACCTGGGCTCCGGTTGGTACGACCGGGTGGACGCGGCGTTCGTCTCGGACGGCAACTACACGCGCGACCTCACCGCCGACATCATCATCCGGGACCTCGACTACCTGCGCAGCAGCGCCACCGTGTTCCGCCGCAAGGAGGACTCGTACGCGGGCCTGGACGTGTCCCTGCGCCAGGACATCCGCTGGCCCTATCGCTTCTTCCAGGACAACCGCGTGCCGGCGCAGGTGGACCCGCTGCGGCCGGACCTGCCCTCGCCGGTGACCTTCCAGCGCCTGCCCGGCATCCTCTACGCGCTGCCGGAGCGCCCCCTGTTCGGTGGCGTCGTCGGCGGGCTGCGCGCCGAGTTCACCCGCCTGGCGCCCATGACGGGCGGCTTCGGGGACGAGGGCGTCGACGGCATCTTCCGCCGCGAAGGCATCTACCTCCCGCTGGGCTACTACTACACGGACCCGACGTGGCCCCTGGACCCGGGGCAGGGCAACGGCCTCTTCGATACGCAAGATCGCGAGGCGAGAGATCGCATCGACCTCACCTCCCGACTCGCCACGTCCATCCCCCTGGGGAACGTGGCCAGGGTGACGCCGTCGCTGGGCGTGCGCCAGGACGTGTGGGCCGGTGAGTACTCGGGCCGGACCTGGCAGCGCGGCTACCCCATCGCGGGCCTGCTCGTGGACACCCAGCTGACGCGCACCTGGGACGGGGAGAAGAACCGCTACCGGCACGCCTTCGCGCCCTCGCTGGAGCTGCGCTATGTGCCGGGCGGCTGGGGCCACGTGCCGTCCGCGGGCGCTCAGCGGGGGCCTGGGTTCGCCCAGCCCTACGACGAGGTCGACGCGGCCGTGCCCCTGGACCTGGACGGCCGCACGCGGGGCTTCCTCCAGGGCGTCTTCGCCGTGGACCAGACGCTGCGCGTCAAGGTGGGCAACGTGTACCGCGAGCCGCTCCGGCTGCGCATCGGTCAGGGCTTCGACCTGACGCGTTACGCACCCGCCGCGAACAAGCTCGGGGATCCCGAGCCGGTCCTCCGCGACACCTTCGCGCGTCTGTCGACGAGCGTGGGAATGCTCACCGCCGGTGGGATGGTTCGCTTCGACCCCAACTCGGGGCGCGTCACGCAGATCTCCGGCGACTTCAACATCGACAACGGCAAGGGTCAGGCGCTCTACGCGCGCTACGACGACATCCTCACCACCGCGCAGACGGCCATCGACCGGGGTGAAATCCCCAACGCCCTGGGCCCCGATTCCATCCGCCGCCCCCTGGATGCCCTGGTAGGCCGCGTATCCCGGGAAACGCCCGGCCTCCCCACGGCCGAGCGGGCCCAGGCTCTCATCGCGGGTACGCGTTTGACGCTCGGATTTGGCCTCGGGGTGCGGTACGAAGCCCTGGTGCAGCCCCTCTACCAGGATCTCGCAAACCAAGAGGCGTCGGCGCCCTTCGCCCAGCAAACACTGGGGGTGTCTTATGGGCCAGCGTGTAATTGCTGGCGCATTGAAGGGGTGGTGACCCTCAGACGTGATATCGGACTGGAATTTTCCGGTGTGAATTTCAGCGTCACTGGGTTGGGATCGTTCGGTTCGGGCGGCTAG